A stretch of the Odontesthes bonariensis isolate fOdoBon6 chromosome 5, fOdoBon6.hap1, whole genome shotgun sequence genome encodes the following:
- the ptdss1a gene encoding phosphatidylserine synthase 1 isoform X2 — protein MASMYSGSHTLSKDDVNYRMHFRMINEQQVEDITIEFFYKPHTITLLTCTVLSLMYFAFTRDDGNPDSNLWVGLILVISFFLVISVLAFPNGPFTRPHPAIWRIVFGLSVLYFLFLVLVIFLNWQQVKQLMYWLDPNLRYAKREADIMEYAVNCHVITWERILSHFDIFAFSHFWGWGMKALLIRSYGLCWTISITWELTELFFMHLLPNFAECWWDQVILDILLCNGGGIWLGMTVCRFLEMRTYHWASIKDIHTTTGKIKRAVLQFTPASWTYVRWLDPKSSLQRVTGVYLFMIIWQLTELNTFFLKHIFIFPASHALSWCRILFVGIITAPTVRQYYAYLTDTQCKRVGTQCWVFGAIAFLEALACIKFGQDLFSKTQILYVILWLLCLAFITFLCLYGMVWCAETYGPMGKSLSECEDSNYAESPEHVSEEFKGEIDMDGDSPTTRRRGRGLGKATSINGLDSQ, from the exons ATGGCGTCTATGTATAGCGGATCTCATACACTGAGCAAGGATGATGTGAATTACAGGATGCATTTCCGAATGATAAACGAGCAGCAGGTTGAAGATATCACGATAGAGTTTTTCTACAAGCCGCATACTATAACGCTGCTGACATGCACGGTGCTCAGTTTGATGTATTTCGCTTTTACAAG AGATGACGGAAATCCTGACAGTAATCTCTGGGTGGGGCTCATTCTGGTCATCTCCTTCTTCCTTGTCATCAGTGTTTTGGCCTTTCCAAATG GTCCATTCACCAGACCACATCCAGCAATATGGCGGATAGTTTTTG GCCTGAGTGTGCTCTACTTTCTGTTCCTGGTTTTGGTCATCTTCCTcaactggcagcaggtgaagcaGCTCATGTACTGGTTGGATCCAAACCTGCGATATGCCAAGAGAGAGGCGGACATCATG GAATATGCTGTGAACTGCCATGTGATCACGTGGGAGAGGATCCTGAGCCATTTCGACATTTTCGCATTTAGCCACTTCTGGGGCTGGGGTATGAAAGCCCTCCTCATTCGAAGCTATGGCTTGTGCTGGACCATCAGTATTACCTGGGAGCTTACTGAg CTGTTCTTCATGCATCTGTTGCCTAACTTTGCTGAGTGCTGGTGGGACCAAGTGATTCTGGATATTCTGCTGTGTAATGGAGGGGGAATCTGGCTTGGCATGACTGTCTGCCGCTTTTTGGAGATGAGGACGTACCACTGGGCCAGTATTAA GGACATTCACACCACCACGGGGAAGATCAAACGAGCTGTGCTGCAGTTCACCCCTGCGAGCTGGACCTACGTACGCTGGCTTGACCCAAAGTCCTCCCTGCAGAGAGTGACGGGCGTCTATCTGTTCATGATCATTTGGCAG ctAACAGAATTGAACACATTCTTCCTCAAACAcattttcatctttcctgcaaGTCACGCTCTCAGCTGGTGTCGAATCCTGTTCGTTGGTATCATCACGGCTCCAACAGTAAG GCAGTATTACGCGTACCTGACAGACACGCAGTGCAAGAGAGTTGGGACACAGTGTTGGGTCTTTGG ggCGATAGCCTTTCTGGAGGCCTTGGCATGTATTAAGTTTGGACAGGACTTGTTCTCAAAAACACAAATCCTGTATGTGATCCTCTGGCTGTTGTGTTTG GCCTTCATTACATTTCTTTGTCTATATGGAATGGTTTGGTGTGCGGAAACATATGGTCCGATGGGAAAG AGCCTCTCAGAATGCGAGGACAGTAATTACGCAGAGTCTCCTGAGCATGTGTCAGAAGAATTTAAAG GTGAGATAGACATGGATGGGGATAGCCCTACAACCAGGCGGCGAGGGAGGGGCTTAGGGAAGGCAACGTCCATCAACGGCCTCGACAGTCAGTAG
- the ptdss1a gene encoding phosphatidylserine synthase 1 isoform X1 yields MASMYSGSHTLSKDDVNYRMHFRMINEQQVEDITIEFFYKPHTITLLTCTVLSLMYFAFTRDDGNPDSNLWVGLILVISFFLVISVLAFPNGPFTRPHPAIWRIVFGLSVLYFLFLVLVIFLNWQQVKQLMYWLDPNLRYAKREADIMEYAVNCHVITWERILSHFDIFAFSHFWGWGMKALLIRSYGLCWTISITWELTELFFMHLLPNFAECWWDQVILDILLCNGGGIWLGMTVCRFLEMRTYHWASIKDIHTTTGKIKRAVLQFTPASWTYVRWLDPKSSLQRVTGVYLFMIIWQLTELNTFFLKHIFIFPASHALSWCRILFVGIITAPTVRQYYAYLTDTQCKRVGTQCWVFGAIAFLEALACIKFGQDLFSKTQILYVILWLLCLAFITFLCLYGMVWCAETYGPMGKSLSECEDSNYAESPEHVSEEFKGLGVSGEIDMDGDSPTTRRRGRGLGKATSINGLDSQ; encoded by the exons ATGGCGTCTATGTATAGCGGATCTCATACACTGAGCAAGGATGATGTGAATTACAGGATGCATTTCCGAATGATAAACGAGCAGCAGGTTGAAGATATCACGATAGAGTTTTTCTACAAGCCGCATACTATAACGCTGCTGACATGCACGGTGCTCAGTTTGATGTATTTCGCTTTTACAAG AGATGACGGAAATCCTGACAGTAATCTCTGGGTGGGGCTCATTCTGGTCATCTCCTTCTTCCTTGTCATCAGTGTTTTGGCCTTTCCAAATG GTCCATTCACCAGACCACATCCAGCAATATGGCGGATAGTTTTTG GCCTGAGTGTGCTCTACTTTCTGTTCCTGGTTTTGGTCATCTTCCTcaactggcagcaggtgaagcaGCTCATGTACTGGTTGGATCCAAACCTGCGATATGCCAAGAGAGAGGCGGACATCATG GAATATGCTGTGAACTGCCATGTGATCACGTGGGAGAGGATCCTGAGCCATTTCGACATTTTCGCATTTAGCCACTTCTGGGGCTGGGGTATGAAAGCCCTCCTCATTCGAAGCTATGGCTTGTGCTGGACCATCAGTATTACCTGGGAGCTTACTGAg CTGTTCTTCATGCATCTGTTGCCTAACTTTGCTGAGTGCTGGTGGGACCAAGTGATTCTGGATATTCTGCTGTGTAATGGAGGGGGAATCTGGCTTGGCATGACTGTCTGCCGCTTTTTGGAGATGAGGACGTACCACTGGGCCAGTATTAA GGACATTCACACCACCACGGGGAAGATCAAACGAGCTGTGCTGCAGTTCACCCCTGCGAGCTGGACCTACGTACGCTGGCTTGACCCAAAGTCCTCCCTGCAGAGAGTGACGGGCGTCTATCTGTTCATGATCATTTGGCAG ctAACAGAATTGAACACATTCTTCCTCAAACAcattttcatctttcctgcaaGTCACGCTCTCAGCTGGTGTCGAATCCTGTTCGTTGGTATCATCACGGCTCCAACAGTAAG GCAGTATTACGCGTACCTGACAGACACGCAGTGCAAGAGAGTTGGGACACAGTGTTGGGTCTTTGG ggCGATAGCCTTTCTGGAGGCCTTGGCATGTATTAAGTTTGGACAGGACTTGTTCTCAAAAACACAAATCCTGTATGTGATCCTCTGGCTGTTGTGTTTG GCCTTCATTACATTTCTTTGTCTATATGGAATGGTTTGGTGTGCGGAAACATATGGTCCGATGGGAAAG AGCCTCTCAGAATGCGAGGACAGTAATTACGCAGAGTCTCCTGAGCATGTGTCAGAAGAATTTAAAG GGCTTGGTGTTTCAGGTGAGATAGACATGGATGGGGATAGCCCTACAACCAGGCGGCGAGGGAGGGGCTTAGGGAAGGCAACGTCCATCAACGGCCTCGACAGTCAGTAG
- the LOC142379959 gene encoding uncharacterized protein LOC142379959 — translation MACADVDLDIQAEELPMAGRREAPPLPRLVQYYQATAMLPEEKGPLHNLLRKQPAVLGSLQMVSGLLSIGVGILFAVTQEMNQSFFTLFRVSQLSGTLFMIAGLVSNLLFKYPALVTVSLGVNCGCIVVAVVAACLISVDLSHWASGNDDYLRIEVLELCVLGLEVFLSAVLCFWFIQEKRAKSP, via the exons ATGGCCTGTGCTGATGTGGACCTTGACATCCAAGCTGAGGAGCTGCCGATGGCTGGTCGGAGAGAAGCACCCCCGCTACCGCGTCTGGTCCAGTATTACCAGGCTACAGCAATGCTGCCAGAAGAAAAAGGGCCTCTGCACAACCTGCTGCGGAAACAACCAGCTGTGTTGGGG TCTCTGCAGATGGTGAGCGGCCTCCTCAGCATTGGCGTGGGGATCCTTTTTGCTGTAACCCAGGAGATGAACCAATCCTTCTTCACTTTGTTCAGAGTCTCACAACTAAGTGGAACACTC TTCATGATTGCCGGACTTGTTTCCAATCTGTTGTTCAAATATCCGGCATTAGTCACT GTGTCCCTCGGAGTTAACTGTGGCTGCATCGTTGTCGCAGTTGTTGCAGCTTGTCTGATAAGCGTTGACCTGAGTCACTGGGCTTCGGGAAATGATGACTACTTAAGA ATTGAGGTGCTGGAGCTGTGTGTCTTGGGGCTCGAGGTTTTCCTGTCTGCAGTCCTCTGCTTCTGGTTCATTCAAGAGAAGCGTGCCAAGTCACCGTGA
- the LOC142380751 gene encoding uncharacterized protein LOC142380751 — protein MRKTFVCDDSIIISIPIRNLKNVREGQLMPENFHCVFKDHFKVLAINGKPKPVGAAQATVGMFIFALGLLSMNLPQSSLSYTLPSFLFVISGMVSYAAGNCPNMYVAKLSFSLNIISFFWSLTAISLCIIWFPPAGKLNSGLQGLIISLLTVESIIAIFLIYWMSKVVCRQHFNTLPTIMLKEED, from the exons ATGAGGAAGACTTTTGTGTGTGATGATTCAATAATCATCAGCATCCCCATCAGGAATCTCAAGAACGTTCGAGAGGGTCAGTTGATGCCAGAAAACTTCCACTGTGTCTTCAAAGATCATTTCAAGGTCCTCGCCATTAACGGGAAGCCTAAACCTGTCGGA GCAGCCCAGGCCACCGTTGGTATGTTTATTTTTGCTCTAGGTCTGTTATCTATGAACTTACCCCAAAGCTCCTTAAGCTACACTCTACCAAGTTTTCTg TTTGTGATCTCTGGTATGGTGTCCTATGCTGCAGGAAACTGTCCAAACATGTATGTG GCCAAGCTGTCGTTCTCTCTGAACATAATCAGTTTCTTTTGGTCCCTTACGGCTATTTCTCTTTGCATAATCTGGTTCCCGCCAGCTGGCAAG TTGAATAGTGGACTCCAAGGACTGATAATCAGTCTGCTGACTGTTGAAAGTATCATAGCCATATTCTTGATTTACTGGATGAGTAAAGTTGTATGCAGACAACATTTCAACACTTTG CCCACCATAATGCTGAAAGAGGAAGACTGA
- the LOC142380749 gene encoding E3 ubiquitin-protein ligase NHLRC1-like, whose amino-acid sequence MDKSPGLRRGCVSPEGTLREIQINLLECKVCFEMFNSQQRERRPQNLPCGHVLCLECITALSHPLLRKLECPFCRQLCSVDSTSHCQVLNDLQELLLSSAPPHRGKGSIIRATGLTCTSLHLRAVFGGWGSLINPTGIAVLGSSGTLVVVHDGEKRVVVFSLEGRKLHSFGQRRKPTGEIVYPVDVAVTPTGYVVVTDAGDKTVKVFTSRGNHMLTIKSFFQLPWGVDTDSCGHILVSDVQAGTLSCVKVDYSHCVILEHQTAISGLQCPKAVACCQVTGNTAVMEHPTDIANPAERHQYRRLRVFTKDFQLLYQTDSFSLRLQSTVRLNMSGVVFDRDGGVIVIDSDQGLICSLGKLQNGPVLTALVGHHLIRPVGLVLLNNMLIALDGGDHTVKIYSQKSDTGLMI is encoded by the coding sequence ATGGACAAGAGTCCTGGTCTTCGACGTGGTTGCGTGAGTCCTGAGGGCACACTGAGAGAGATCCAGATCAACTTACTGGAGTGTAAAGTCTGCTTCGAGATGTTTAATTCGCAGCAGAGAGAGCGCAGACCACAGAACCTTCCCTGTGGTCATGTACTCTGTCTGGAATGCATCACAGCTTTGTCCCACCCTCTCCTGAGGAAGCTGGAGTGCCCATTCTGTCGACAGCTGTGTAGTGTTGACAGCACCTCCCACTGTCAGGTTCTCAATGACTTGCAAGAGCTTCTGTTgtcctctgctcctcctcacAGGGGAAAAGGAAGCATTATCCGTGCCACAGGTCTGACCTGCACATCTCTGCACCTCCGCGCTGTGTTTGGTGGTTGGGGGAGTCTCATCAACCCAACTGGGATAGCAGTTCTGGGGTCTTCGGGGACACTAGTTGTGGTGCACGATGGAGAGAAGAGGGTGGTGGTGTTCAGCTTAGAGGGAAGGAAGCTGCATAGTTTTGGGCAAAGACGAAAACCCACTGGGGAAATTGTTTACCCAGTGGATGTGGCAGTGACTCCCACTGGTTACGTTGTGGTGACGGACGCAGGGGATAAAACCGTCAAGGTTTTCACCTCCAGGGGGAATCACATGTTGACAATTAAGAGTTTCTTCCAGCTGCCCTGGGGTGTGGACACAGACAGCTGTGGGCACATCCTGGTCTCAGATGTCCAAGCTGGCACACTGTCCTGTGTAAAAGTGGACTATAGTCACTGTGTCATTCTGGAGCATCAAACAGCCATCTCAGGCCTTCAGTGTCCCAAAGCAGTGGCCTGCTGTCAGGTGACTGGGAACACTGCAGTGATGGAGCACCCAACTGACATCGCAAATCCAGCAGAGAGGCACCAGTACAGAAGACTGAGAGTTTTTACAAAAGACTTCCAGCTCCTTTACCAGACAGACAGTTTCAGTCTGAGGCTGCAGTCCACAGTGAGGCTGAACATGTCGGGTGTGGTGTTTGACAGAGATGGAGGCGTGATAGTGATTGACTCTGATCAGGGGTTGATTTGTAGTTTAGGGAAGCTCCAGAATGGCCCAGTCTTAACTGCTCTTGTGGGGCACCACCTCATCCGACCTGTTGGGTTAGTCTTACTGAACAACATGCTCATCGCACTGGATGGCGGCGACCATACAGTTAAAATCTATTCTCAGAAATCTGATACTGGACTCATGATTTAG